Proteins encoded by one window of Bacillus sp. DTU_2020_1000418_1_SI_GHA_SEK_038:
- a CDS encoding LysE family transporter — protein MGIFLGYVFLGLTLAAPIGPVNAAQLDKGIKNGFLHAWLVGFGAMIADILYMIAVFWGVVQFLEIPIVKTFLWSFGFFVLIYTGFESIQSAGKIELTTRNKSESAIKSFLYGFFISISNPLTILFWLGIFGSVLAKTATQYDQLHLLTYSSAIIVGLLIWDVTMAGIASSFRRFLSGKILAGISIFSGISLIGFGIYFGYEAVLLLFFQ, from the coding sequence ATGGGAATCTTTTTGGGTTATGTCTTTCTCGGGCTTACCTTGGCTGCACCGATTGGACCAGTGAATGCAGCACAATTAGATAAGGGAATTAAAAATGGCTTCCTCCATGCTTGGCTAGTAGGCTTTGGAGCGATGATTGCAGATATCCTATACATGATAGCTGTTTTTTGGGGTGTAGTTCAGTTTCTTGAAATACCCATTGTCAAAACCTTTTTGTGGTCCTTTGGATTCTTTGTTCTCATTTATACAGGATTTGAAAGTATTCAAAGTGCCGGAAAAATTGAGTTAACAACTCGTAACAAAAGTGAATCAGCAATCAAGTCATTCCTTTACGGTTTTTTCATCTCCATTTCTAATCCTTTAACTATTTTATTCTGGCTTGGCATTTTCGGATCTGTCTTGGCAAAGACAGCTACGCAATATGATCAGCTTCATTTGTTAACATATAGTTCTGCCATTATTGTTGGTTTATTAATTTGGGATGTGACGATGGCGGGAATTGCGAGCAGCTTTAGAAGATTTTTGTCTGGAAAAATTCTTGCAGGTATCTCTATTTTTTCAGGTATTTCATTAATTGGGTTCGGAATTTATTTTGGGTATGAAGCGGTTCTTTTATTATTTTTCCAATAA
- a CDS encoding amino acid permease, with translation MEIPARAGDKGDKSEEGKKLAWWQLSLIGVGCIIGTGYFVGSGIGVRMTGPAILIAFILAAIGTYTVFDALGKMSAKDPQKGAFRSYAKKAYGRWAGFSSGWVYWFSEMLITGSQLTALSLLTRFWFPDVPLWVFSSIYAVLGVIVIVIGTKGFEKAQNVFAVIKIAAIFMFIILAATVLFGLFGGDIKDFKIPANREEILPRGFYGLWSALIFGFYAFGGIEIMGILATRLKNKEDVRKSGSVMLIILTTIYLISLALATGLAAIDKFSKNESPFVIALDKYDITFFPHVFTGGIIIAGFSTMAASLFAVTSMIVTLAEDGDAPKIFSKKGKLKVPPLALALTIGGLVTSVVMALVMPDSVYEYITTAAGLMLLYNWFFILISFPRLIKATKFDHVKRFIGMGLILLAISGTLFEKSSRPGFFVSILFVGLVISVLLIMNLIKKRKGSKGGYNPQEA, from the coding sequence ATGGAGATACCTGCTCGTGCTGGTGACAAAGGGGATAAAAGCGAAGAAGGAAAAAAATTAGCTTGGTGGCAGCTGTCTTTAATCGGTGTTGGCTGCATTATTGGAACAGGGTATTTTGTTGGATCAGGAATTGGTGTTAGAATGACAGGTCCCGCTATTTTAATAGCCTTTATTCTAGCTGCGATCGGCACTTACACCGTTTTTGACGCCTTAGGAAAAATGTCCGCAAAAGACCCGCAAAAAGGGGCATTTCGTTCGTACGCGAAAAAAGCATATGGACGTTGGGCAGGATTTAGCAGCGGCTGGGTCTATTGGTTTTCTGAAATGCTGATAACCGGAAGCCAGTTGACTGCACTATCATTACTGACACGCTTCTGGTTCCCAGATGTGCCGCTTTGGGTTTTTTCCTCTATTTACGCAGTATTAGGGGTTATCGTCATTGTCATAGGAACAAAGGGTTTTGAGAAAGCCCAAAATGTTTTTGCCGTTATTAAAATTGCTGCTATTTTTATGTTTATTATTCTGGCAGCAACTGTCTTATTTGGGTTGTTTGGAGGAGACATTAAAGACTTTAAAATTCCTGCTAATAGAGAGGAAATCTTGCCTAGAGGATTTTATGGCTTATGGTCTGCACTAATCTTTGGATTTTATGCTTTCGGCGGGATAGAAATTATGGGGATATTAGCCACTAGATTAAAAAATAAAGAAGATGTTCGTAAATCAGGTTCTGTTATGCTAATCATCTTAACGACTATTTACTTAATCTCTTTAGCTTTAGCGACAGGATTGGCAGCGATAGATAAATTTAGTAAAAATGAAAGTCCCTTTGTTATTGCTCTTGATAAATATGATATCACCTTTTTTCCGCATGTATTTACAGGAGGCATTATTATTGCGGGCTTTTCTACCATGGCAGCTTCTCTATTTGCGGTAACCAGTATGATTGTCACTTTAGCAGAAGATGGAGATGCCCCGAAAATATTCTCTAAGAAGGGGAAGCTAAAAGTTCCTCCCCTGGCACTTGCCTTAACAATTGGTGGACTAGTAACGTCTGTTGTCATGGCATTAGTCATGCCTGATAGTGTGTATGAATATATTACGACAGCAGCTGGGTTAATGCTGTTATATAATTGGTTTTTTATTCTTATCTCTTTTCCGAGACTAATCAAAGCTACTAAATTCGATCATGTGAAACGCTTTATAGGGATGGGCTTAATTTTGCTCGCAATAAGCGGAACCCTATTCGAAAAGTCAAGCCGCCCAGGATTTTTCGTGAGTATTCTTTTTGTTGGTTTAGTGATAAGTGTGCTATTAATTATGAACTTAATAAAGAAACGAAAGGGTAGTAAAGGAGGGTATAACCCACAAGAAGCATAA
- a CDS encoding spore coat protein has product MNYDIRKTLAWHETLEIHELVGFQSIGLMKLKMAFKKASDNELKVIYRKSIKDMEKNLNELIRYYPSAPIPPGRNEPVGDDIAFYAGDLLVLLKTAVRNYAVAITETATPELRKVLVNQMIRVINGHESIYLYMYRKGYYPSYDFGQLLQNDLNNAQKALNMKYE; this is encoded by the coding sequence ATGAATTATGATATTCGAAAAACGTTAGCCTGGCATGAAACCCTTGAAATTCATGAGTTAGTCGGTTTTCAATCAATTGGATTAATGAAATTGAAAATGGCATTTAAAAAAGCAAGTGACAATGAACTTAAAGTTATTTATCGGAAATCCATAAAAGATATGGAAAAAAACCTAAATGAACTAATCCGATATTACCCCTCAGCCCCGATTCCACCAGGAAGAAATGAACCAGTAGGGGACGATATTGCTTTTTATGCCGGTGACCTTTTGGTGCTGCTAAAAACGGCCGTCCGTAATTATGCAGTTGCCATAACAGAAACAGCTACCCCTGAGTTAAGAAAAGTTTTAGTAAACCAAATGATCAGAGTGATTAATGGCCATGAAAGTATTTACCTTTATATGTATCGGAAGGGTTACTATCCTTCATATGATTTCGGGCAGCTTTTGCAAAATGATCTTAATAATGCACAAAAAGCGTTGAATATGAAGTATGAATGA
- a CDS encoding ribonucleoside-diphosphate reductase subunit alpha, giving the protein MNTSIVTELDSVLAELDRASNTYKINVEPLKHQLKELQRTESSLNQHALLYSLNNISMEQPNWTFLAAHLYLNELYVKAAKNRDYNESLKYGDFYHLVKELTTIGIYSEDLLAYYSKEEIKEIEKYIDPEKDYLFNYVGLFLLADRYLAKDYEKKIFELPQERFMIIAMTLMKNEDKSKRLSFVKEAYWALSNLYMTVATPTLSNAGKSYGQLSSCFIDTVDDSLDSIYLNNWDIARLSKDGGGIGIYYGKVRALGSDIKRFKGNSSGVIPWIRLVNDTAVSVDQLGQRQGAIAIYLDVFHKDIMNGFLDLKTNNGDERRKAHDIFTGVAIPDLFMKKLEEVDETGKSIGEWHTFCPHQVKQVMGWKDENGNPLGLEDYYDEVEEKHFTRKYEEAVNHPLLPRKTYRAMDIMARMMVSQLEAGTPYMFYRDEVNRQNPNKHVKGNGRTSIYCSNLCTEIMQNMSATVIQNEYQDEDGNIIIVRKPGDFVVCNLSSIHLPNAVKADVLERLIRIQMRMLDNTIDINQISVGQAKWTNQKYRAVGLGTFGWHHLLAIKGIHWESIEAVEYADNLYEDIAYLAINASMELAKEKGAYKLFKDSEWQSGEYFKRKDYSSERWKYLQKDIQINGVRNGWMMAVAPNSSTAKIGGSTDGIDPLYAIEYAEEKKNFKFKVTAPDLDHNTYNYYRRVRHELDQLWSIKQNAARQRHIDQSISFNLYVRHDIKARDLLQLHLEAWKHGLKTTYYVRSTSQTEIEDCEACHS; this is encoded by the coding sequence ATGAATACATCTATTGTAACGGAATTAGATTCAGTATTAGCGGAGTTAGACAGAGCTTCAAACACTTATAAGATAAACGTGGAACCACTAAAACATCAGTTGAAAGAACTGCAAAGAACCGAGTCATCTTTAAATCAGCATGCACTTCTTTATTCACTGAATAATATATCTATGGAACAGCCTAACTGGACCTTTCTAGCAGCTCATTTATATTTAAATGAATTGTATGTAAAGGCTGCAAAAAATAGAGACTATAACGAAAGTCTAAAATATGGTGACTTTTATCATCTTGTAAAAGAACTCACGACTATTGGGATCTATTCGGAAGATCTACTAGCTTACTATTCAAAAGAGGAAATCAAGGAAATTGAAAAGTATATAGATCCTGAGAAAGATTATTTATTTAACTATGTTGGCCTTTTTCTTCTTGCTGATCGTTACCTTGCCAAGGATTATGAGAAAAAAATATTTGAGCTGCCACAGGAACGATTCATGATCATCGCGATGACATTAATGAAAAATGAAGATAAGTCAAAACGATTATCATTTGTCAAAGAAGCTTATTGGGCATTAAGCAATCTATATATGACTGTTGCAACCCCAACACTTTCTAATGCCGGAAAAAGCTATGGACAGCTTTCTTCTTGTTTTATCGATACGGTAGATGATTCCTTAGACAGCATCTATTTAAATAATTGGGATATTGCCAGATTAAGCAAGGATGGCGGTGGAATAGGCATTTACTATGGGAAGGTTCGGGCTTTAGGGTCAGATATAAAGAGATTTAAGGGCAATTCTTCTGGTGTTATTCCCTGGATTAGACTTGTTAATGATACGGCTGTCAGTGTCGATCAGTTAGGGCAAAGACAAGGAGCCATAGCCATTTATTTAGATGTTTTTCACAAGGATATTATGAATGGGTTTTTAGATTTAAAGACAAATAATGGGGATGAGCGCCGGAAAGCCCATGACATATTTACAGGAGTAGCGATTCCAGACCTATTCATGAAGAAACTTGAAGAAGTTGATGAAACTGGTAAAAGCATTGGCGAGTGGCACACCTTTTGTCCGCATCAAGTTAAACAGGTTATGGGATGGAAGGATGAGAATGGAAACCCATTGGGACTTGAGGATTATTATGATGAGGTCGAGGAAAAACACTTTACGAGAAAATACGAAGAAGCAGTTAACCATCCCCTTCTTCCTAGAAAAACATACCGCGCAATGGATATTATGGCAAGAATGATGGTTTCACAATTGGAAGCTGGTACACCTTATATGTTTTATCGAGATGAGGTTAACCGCCAAAATCCAAATAAACATGTAAAAGGAAATGGAAGAACTTCTATTTATTGCAGCAATTTATGCACAGAAATTATGCAGAACATGTCAGCGACTGTTATTCAGAATGAATATCAAGATGAGGATGGAAATATTATTATTGTTCGGAAGCCTGGAGATTTTGTTGTATGTAATTTATCTTCTATTCATTTGCCAAATGCGGTGAAGGCAGATGTATTGGAACGCCTAATTCGAATCCAAATGAGAATGCTTGATAATACAATCGACATTAATCAAATCTCCGTTGGACAAGCAAAATGGACGAACCAGAAATATAGAGCAGTTGGATTAGGAACATTTGGCTGGCATCATCTCTTGGCTATTAAGGGAATTCATTGGGAATCTATCGAAGCGGTTGAGTACGCAGATAATTTATATGAGGATATCGCTTATCTTGCAATAAATGCCTCAATGGAGCTTGCAAAAGAAAAAGGTGCATACAAATTATTCAAAGACTCTGAGTGGCAATCAGGAGAATATTTTAAACGAAAAGATTATTCATCTGAACGATGGAAGTATTTACAAAAAGATATCCAAATTAACGGAGTCAGAAATGGCTGGATGATGGCTGTTGCTCCAAACTCTTCAACGGCAAAAATTGGAGGATCAACCGATGGCATCGATCCACTATATGCGATCGAATATGCAGAAGAAAAGAAAAACTTCAAATTCAAAGTTACTGCACCTGATTTAGATCATAACACATACAACTATTATCGCCGTGTAAGGCATGAGTTAGACCAATTATGGAGCATCAAGCAGAATGCAGCACGACAACGGCATATTGATCAGTCAATTAGCTTCAATCTTTATGTTCGCCATGATATAAAAGCAAGAGATTTATTGCAGCTTCATTTAGAAGCCTGGAAGCACGGTTTAAAAACGACCTATTATGTACGCAGTACTTCACAAACTGAAATTGAAGATTGCGAAGCTTGCCATAGTTAA
- a CDS encoding ribonucleotide-diphosphate reductase subunit beta — MSHQQLLTKIKLLNPEFPNKSTNLINGQASGILNWNDIRYPQMYRMYQTLLSNFWKAQEINMQDDIKQWDSLSTIEQDVFLRINTQLASLDSLQTPMMTQVMDYVTDPSFKAIFAVISQQEAVHNESYSYILSSLIPIQEQIARFDQAKDDPIVRKRNQLILESYEKFRNSPNLQNLFELGINSINLEGIYFYAGFAFFYNLARQQKMLKTSSMISYIQRDEMQHAYFIAQFIRILLTENPELNSEQNIQYVYNTIQKAVKLEKEWAHYILKDIQGINLEEFEGYVEYLANKRLRQLGLENLYEGRENPMPWIHVFSDEMMNETKSDFFEQKSRTYTKVSQDNGFDEL; from the coding sequence ATGTCACACCAACAATTATTAACAAAAATCAAATTGCTAAATCCTGAGTTCCCTAATAAATCTACTAATCTGATAAACGGTCAAGCATCAGGGATCCTAAATTGGAATGACATTAGATATCCACAAATGTATCGAATGTATCAGACCTTATTATCTAACTTTTGGAAGGCCCAAGAAATCAATATGCAGGATGATATTAAACAGTGGGACTCCTTGAGCACCATTGAACAAGATGTTTTTTTACGAATTAACACGCAACTGGCCTCACTTGATAGTTTACAAACGCCTATGATGACACAAGTGATGGATTATGTAACAGACCCAAGCTTTAAAGCTATATTTGCAGTTATTTCGCAGCAGGAGGCGGTTCATAATGAATCTTATTCTTATATATTAAGTTCTCTTATTCCTATTCAGGAGCAAATAGCCCGTTTTGACCAAGCGAAGGATGATCCAATTGTACGAAAGCGTAATCAATTAATTCTAGAATCGTATGAAAAGTTCAGAAATAGCCCAAACCTGCAAAATTTATTCGAGCTTGGAATTAACTCGATTAATTTAGAAGGAATTTATTTCTATGCAGGCTTTGCCTTTTTCTATAACTTGGCCCGTCAGCAAAAAATGCTTAAAACGAGTTCCATGATTAGTTATATTCAACGTGATGAAATGCAGCATGCATACTTCATTGCGCAATTTATCCGTATTCTTCTTACTGAAAATCCTGAATTAAACTCAGAGCAAAATATTCAATATGTCTATAATACTATCCAAAAAGCAGTCAAGCTTGAAAAAGAATGGGCTCATTATATATTGAAGGATATTCAAGGAATCAATTTAGAGGAATTTGAGGGCTATGTTGAATACCTCGCGAATAAACGGCTTCGGCAATTAGGCCTTGAAAACCTATATGAGGGACGGGAAAATCCGATGCCTTGGATCCATGTTTTTAGCGATGAAATGATGAATGAAACGAAGTCTGATTTCTTTGAACAAAAGTCTCGTACGTATACAAAGGTTTCTCAAGACAACGGTTTTGATGAGCTATGA
- a CDS encoding flavodoxin domain-containing protein, producing the protein MRIGLIYTSISGNTKELALILYDQFKKRNLDVYLYTIEQFTCNRLDEFDAVVVGTYTWGNGEIPEEMMYLYREFEKINRSNMVTGIFGTGDSFYLHYCGAVDMFRDLLKVRTDLSVTLKVELLPQNQDLTRCEKFVDLILARLENLISH; encoded by the coding sequence ATGAGAATCGGCTTAATTTATACCTCGATTAGCGGAAATACAAAGGAATTGGCCTTAATATTATATGATCAGTTCAAGAAAAGAAATTTAGATGTTTATTTATATACCATTGAACAATTTACCTGTAATCGGTTAGATGAATTTGATGCGGTTGTTGTTGGTACTTACACCTGGGGTAATGGGGAAATTCCGGAAGAAATGATGTATCTTTATCGGGAGTTTGAGAAAATCAATAGAAGTAATATGGTCACTGGCATATTCGGGACTGGGGACAGTTTTTATCTTCACTACTGTGGAGCGGTCGATATGTTTAGAGACCTATTGAAAGTAAGAACAGATTTATCGGTTACTTTAAAAGTTGAATTATTGCCCCAAAATCAAGACTTAACAAGATGCGAAAAATTCGTTGATTTAATTTTAGCACGCCTTGAAAATTTGATATCGCATTGA
- a CDS encoding VOC family protein, whose amino-acid sequence MAVNVYLNFNGNCREAVEYYADVFETEKPKIMTFGENPPNPDYPLPEEAKNLVMHTRLNISGSNVMFSDVFPGMPFIEGNNISLAVVSTNLDEMKSQFNKLKEGGQVGVELQETFWTKLYGQVTDKFGIVWQYNYDNGESVM is encoded by the coding sequence ATGGCTGTTAATGTATATCTTAACTTTAATGGAAATTGCCGAGAAGCGGTTGAATATTATGCTGACGTTTTTGAAACAGAAAAACCTAAAATTATGACGTTTGGAGAAAATCCTCCAAACCCAGATTATCCTCTGCCAGAGGAAGCAAAAAATCTTGTCATGCATACGAGACTGAATATAAGCGGAAGTAATGTTATGTTTTCTGACGTTTTTCCAGGCATGCCTTTTATTGAAGGAAATAATATTAGCCTTGCAGTCGTCAGTACAAATCTTGATGAAATGAAATCTCAGTTTAACAAATTAAAAGAGGGCGGACAAGTAGGTGTGGAGCTTCAGGAAACCTTCTGGACCAAACTGTATGGCCAAGTTACAGATAAATTCGGCATTGTCTGGCAATATAATTATGATAATGGCGAAAGTGTTATGTAG
- the ilvD gene encoding dihydroxy-acid dehydratase: protein MADLRSNMIKQGFDRAPHRSLLRAAGVKEEDFGKPFIAVVNSYIDIVPGHIHLQEFGKIVKDAIREAGGVPFEMNTIGVDDGIAMGHIGMRYSLPSREIIADSVETVVAAHWFDGMVCIPNCDKITPGMMMAALRLNIPTIFVSGGPMKAGTDSAGNPLDLTSVFEGVGAFQSGKIDEARLLEIEQLACPTCGSCSGMFTANSMNCLAEGLGLALPGNGTILAVAEERKEFVKQSAKQLMELIERDIKPRDIVTIDAIDNAFALDMAMGGSTNTVLHTLALAHEAEIEYSLERINEIATRVPHLAKIAPASDYHIEDVHNAGGVSAIINELLKKPGAFNGDCLTVSGKTIRENVAGSDILDKNVIRPLDNPHSEQGGLAVLFGNLAPDGSIIKVGAVDESVGGYHRGPAICFDSQEDALSGIITGKVQEGHVVVIRYEGPKGGPGMPEMLAPTSQIVGRGLGAKVGLITDGRFSGASRGISIGHISPEAAEGGPIAFVEDGDIIELDLKKRTIQLEISDEEMERRKANWKGFEPKVKKGYLARYSKLVTSANTGGVMKY, encoded by the coding sequence GTGGCAGATCTACGCAGTAATATGATAAAACAAGGATTTGATCGTGCGCCTCACAGAAGCTTACTTCGTGCAGCAGGTGTTAAAGAAGAGGACTTTGGAAAGCCGTTTATTGCGGTAGTCAATTCATATATTGATATAGTTCCAGGACATATTCACTTACAAGAATTCGGTAAAATTGTGAAAGATGCTATCCGTGAAGCAGGTGGAGTTCCGTTTGAAATGAACACGATCGGTGTCGATGATGGGATTGCGATGGGGCATATTGGAATGAGATATTCTTTGCCAAGCCGTGAAATCATTGCAGATTCTGTTGAAACAGTTGTTGCAGCACATTGGTTCGATGGAATGGTATGTATTCCTAACTGTGACAAAATTACTCCTGGAATGATGATGGCGGCACTTCGCCTCAATATCCCAACAATCTTCGTCAGCGGCGGACCGATGAAGGCAGGAACAGACAGTGCAGGTAATCCGCTCGACTTAACATCTGTATTTGAAGGGGTAGGAGCTTTCCAATCAGGTAAAATTGATGAAGCAAGATTACTAGAAATTGAGCAACTCGCCTGTCCTACTTGCGGGTCATGCTCAGGGATGTTTACTGCAAACTCCATGAACTGTTTAGCGGAAGGGCTTGGCCTTGCACTTCCTGGTAATGGTACGATTCTAGCTGTCGCAGAGGAACGTAAAGAGTTTGTTAAACAATCTGCTAAGCAATTAATGGAACTCATTGAGAGAGATATTAAACCTCGTGATATCGTAACAATCGATGCAATCGACAACGCATTTGCTTTAGATATGGCGATGGGCGGCTCTACAAACACAGTTCTTCATACTCTAGCCTTGGCACATGAAGCAGAAATTGAGTATTCATTAGAGCGTATTAATGAAATTGCAACCCGTGTACCGCATTTAGCGAAAATCGCTCCAGCTTCAGATTATCATATTGAAGATGTGCATAATGCAGGAGGGGTTAGCGCAATTATCAATGAGCTTCTTAAGAAGCCAGGTGCCTTTAATGGTGATTGTTTAACGGTATCAGGAAAAACAATTCGCGAAAATGTTGCGGGCAGTGATATTTTGGACAAGAATGTTATCCGGCCATTAGATAATCCACATTCCGAGCAGGGAGGACTAGCTGTATTATTCGGAAACCTAGCTCCGGACGGCTCGATTATTAAAGTAGGTGCAGTTGATGAATCGGTTGGCGGCTACCATAGAGGACCAGCGATTTGCTTTGATTCTCAAGAAGACGCACTTTCTGGCATCATTACGGGTAAAGTACAAGAAGGGCATGTCGTGGTTATTCGCTATGAAGGGCCAAAAGGTGGTCCTGGTATGCCAGAAATGCTTGCACCTACTTCACAAATCGTAGGAAGAGGGCTTGGAGCAAAAGTTGGATTAATTACAGACGGACGTTTCTCAGGTGCATCAAGAGGAATCTCAATCGGCCATATTTCTCCTGAAGCTGCTGAGGGAGGCCCAATCGCATTTGTAGAAGATGGCGATATCATTGAGCTTGATTTAAAGAAACGGACTATCCAGCTGGAAATTTCTGATGAGGAAATGGAAAGAAGAAAAGCAAACTGGAAGGGCTTTGAACCGAAAGTGAAAAAAGGCTACTTAGCAAGATATTCGAAGCTTGTGACATCAGCAAATACTGGCGGAGTAATGAAGTATTAA
- a CDS encoding DoxX family membrane protein, protein MFVNWLRENQLSAGFLTIIRLYLGYSWIRAGYHKVTDGFDASGYLQGAIAKASGENPTVQGWWASFLEGFALPNAGLFSFLVAWGELLVGLGLILGCLTTAAAFFGIIMNFAFMFSGTISTNPQMILLTIFILIAGYNAGKIGIDRYIIPIIRNQMKGKSTRSEIASS, encoded by the coding sequence ATGTTTGTTAATTGGTTAAGAGAAAATCAATTATCTGCTGGATTTTTGACTATTATTCGATTGTATCTTGGTTATTCTTGGATCAGGGCGGGATACCATAAAGTTACAGATGGATTTGATGCTTCTGGATATTTACAAGGAGCCATCGCGAAAGCCTCAGGGGAGAATCCAACGGTACAAGGATGGTGGGCTAGCTTTTTAGAAGGATTTGCCCTTCCAAATGCAGGTCTATTTAGCTTTTTAGTTGCATGGGGAGAACTATTAGTAGGATTAGGTTTAATTCTTGGCTGCTTAACGACTGCTGCTGCATTTTTTGGAATCATTATGAACTTTGCCTTTATGTTTTCAGGAACAATAAGTACAAACCCGCAAATGATATTATTAACAATATTCATTTTAATCGCCGGATATAATGCTGGGAAAATCGGAATAGACCGCTACATTATTCCTATTATCAGAAACCAAATGAAAGGAAAATCTACTAGATCAGAAATCGCATCATCCTAG
- a CDS encoding biotin transporter BioY yields MKKRLRTIDLTLAGMFVALMCVGANITTFVPFMVIGGVPITLQTFVAILSGAILGSRLGAISMAVYAFVGLAGAPVFAKFGGGMSSLISPTFGFILSYILTAYVTGKIIEMKKSIPVYISAALIGMVINYVIGTNWMYFAYKLWAAAPDGFTYKMAWMWMVVPLPKDIVLAVCAGIMANRLEHKVFARSQFRKIQRAS; encoded by the coding sequence ATGAAAAAGAGATTAAGAACCATTGATTTAACGCTTGCTGGTATGTTTGTAGCTTTGATGTGTGTAGGAGCAAATATAACTACATTTGTTCCCTTTATGGTTATAGGCGGTGTACCGATTACGTTGCAAACATTTGTTGCCATATTATCTGGAGCTATTTTAGGCAGCCGGCTAGGAGCCATTTCAATGGCCGTTTATGCCTTTGTCGGTCTTGCAGGTGCGCCAGTATTTGCTAAATTTGGCGGAGGTATGTCATCCTTAATTAGCCCGACTTTTGGCTTTATTCTCTCTTACATTCTTACAGCCTATGTAACTGGAAAAATCATCGAAATGAAAAAGAGTATCCCCGTTTATATTAGTGCAGCTTTAATTGGAATGGTTATTAATTATGTTATTGGCACAAACTGGATGTATTTTGCCTATAAGCTTTGGGCAGCTGCTCCGGATGGATTTACTTATAAAATGGCTTGGATGTGGATGGTTGTGCCATTGCCAAAGGATATTGTTCTTGCCGTTTGTGCTGGGATCATGGCAAATCGACTTGAGCATAAGGTTTTTGCCCGCAGTCAATTTAGAAAAATCCAACGAGCTTCCTAA
- the bioB gene encoding biotin synthase BioB has protein sequence MGNWQSLAEKVLEGYELTNEEALSVLNCPDDDLLALLHSSYKIRRHYYGNKVKLNMIINTKSGLCPENCGYCSQSSVSTAPIEKYRMMDKDSIVKGAQQAFNMNVGTYCIVASGRGPSNKEIDQVVSAVKEIKDKYNLTVCACLGLLKPEQASMLKEAGVDRYNHNINTSENHHESITTSHTYEDRVNTVELVKEYGISPCSGVIIGMRETKEDVVSMARSLNALDADSIPVNFLHAIDGTPLEGTKELNPRYCLKVLCLMRLINPTKEIRISGGREVNLRSLQPLGLYPANSIFVGDYLTTAGQEGSADHQMLKDLGFEIDFVTEKAATC, from the coding sequence ATGGGGAACTGGCAAAGTCTTGCTGAAAAAGTATTAGAAGGGTATGAGCTTACGAATGAAGAAGCTCTTAGCGTATTAAATTGCCCTGATGATGATCTTCTAGCGCTATTACATAGCTCATATAAAATCCGCCGCCATTATTATGGAAATAAAGTAAAGCTTAATATGATCATAAATACGAAATCTGGGCTTTGCCCTGAAAACTGCGGCTACTGTTCACAATCAAGTGTATCAACTGCACCAATTGAAAAATATCGCATGATGGATAAGGATTCCATCGTTAAAGGTGCCCAGCAAGCATTTAATATGAATGTTGGCACTTATTGCATTGTTGCTAGCGGAAGAGGTCCGAGCAATAAAGAAATTGACCAAGTCGTTTCCGCTGTTAAAGAAATTAAAGATAAATACAATCTCACTGTATGTGCATGTCTTGGATTGTTGAAGCCAGAACAGGCTTCCATGCTTAAAGAAGCCGGCGTTGACCGCTATAACCATAATATTAACACATCCGAAAATCACCATGAATCCATAACAACTTCACACACATATGAAGACCGGGTCAACACCGTTGAATTAGTTAAAGAATACGGTATTTCTCCTTGCTCGGGTGTAATTATAGGCATGCGCGAAACAAAGGAAGATGTCGTTTCAATGGCCAGAAGCTTGAATGCTTTAGATGCAGATTCCATCCCTGTTAATTTTCTTCATGCAATTGACGGAACTCCACTTGAAGGAACGAAGGAATTAAATCCGAGATACTGCCTTAAAGTATTATGTTTAATGCGACTTATTAATCCAACAAAGGAAATTCGCATTTCCGGCGGACGTGAAGTAAATTTGAGAAGTCTTCAGCCATTAGGACTTTATCCGGCAAATTCTATTTTTGTTGGAGATTATCTGACAACTGCCGGGCAGGAAGGATCGGCTGACCATCAAATGTTAAAGGATCTCGGCTTTGAAATTGATTTTGTTACGGAAAAGGCTGCTACATGTTAA